The genomic stretch TGAAACATTTCTGCCATATTTAGAAAAGTATCGGATCTATAAACTTTTCAAGGTACCTACCACTTATTACTGTtcatcaaattattttattaatgctgTTAGAATTTTCCAAACCTCTCTCATAACATCATAATTCCGATTCGGTATCCGTGCAGAACGGATGTTCTGAGGAACTTTGAATTCCGATTGTCTCTGTCTAACACATTTGAagttaatatattgttttcatTCAAAGGACATGCTGCAAgatctaataataaatttgccAAAGGATCATTTGAAGCACATGAAAGTTTTCCTAAGGCGCCACCTCCACTCATCTAAGGATGTAGATAGAGTCATTTTGCTTGTTTCTCCTGAACTCAAAATAGGTAACGGAAGATGTACTTTTCAAAGTTCATCtactttaaaatttctaaaataagTTCGCAACAGCATATGTCATATCTATCCTTTAAGGTTGACGACTTACacatcccgacattaagctcggttcctttggaagagggaatgaaattgtttgacgattttacaccataactccgacaaattataaccgatttaaataattcgttttgtactatagaggttatatgtgttaaattttggccaaactttgtgttgatctgaatgtggttggagatggaggacagaactcctcagcggacggccgcaaacccctcatttaaggctttttagaactacaaataaattaaacgcagacgaagtcgcgggcaacagctagtattggtATAAAGAAGAGCCCAAACAGCGTAAAAACTTACCTCCTTGGCGCATTgtctttaaaatgaaataaacaaaaataatatgctGTTTTGGTAaaagtcaataatatttttctaggTGACTACTGCGAGTAAAAGTTATCAGAATTCTCATTAGAGAGTCGATCATTCTCCTCagattttcatattttcatGTTTTCAGAAGTAACAAAGTTAGTGCGCGACATGATAAAAGATTTTGGATTTTTCGTTATTACACGTCGCTGCGTGATGGATCGTTACGAAAAGGTCCGCGTTTTGTTCTTAtcttcattttaattaaaacggtgaatagtttttttgtttttgttctgAATATACTAATCTGTGAACTACCGTAGTCGTATTTGAAAAATCCTCCCTTTTTTGCATTTAAGAGTCGAAGTCTTCAGGAAGGCCAAGACTTGTATAGGTTTATAACTCCCAATCACTCCGATGGAGTGAATACTGGGGTGAAAACCGAACCTTGTTTGAAAGTCATTTTAGAAGTgaaaataccaattttatcTATTCACCCCATCGACTTCGGGGTGATTTGGATTTAGTAAGTTTTtaggatttgtaaaaattacgaaatactgttgaagggttcataaatatattttataagcaatcaccctgtaaaaatattaaagcaaaagaagcatatttatttttccatacaaactaattcaaaacattcttaagtgtttacttgtggcaaccctatttaagataaaagaccgacacgtgcatagatTTTTTTCAGATTAAACTATGGCAAAGGTTTACTTGAAAACTATTAGCGtgtcggtttcacagataagtctaagAGAAAGTGAATAATGTAGCTCTAAAGCtactgaagtattatttcggtttttatttacatgcgcattgtataaaatgtaatgtCACGTTTACAGCACGACTCTTACGAACCTAACTGCGTCTCCCCTGCGATGATGTCGGAGGTGACCAAAGTGTTGACCCTCATTGATCCAGTTCCCCAGGCCGGCTGGCTTATGTATGGTAAATATTTATgcctactttaataatataaaaattaactaatgattttttatgaaaattaagcttaattttctatactccgcgaaaagcaggagaatctgtattgtgtacattaaatttcttcaattcttatactccacacctaacagatcttcggcaatgtaccctctatgcacgattcgctccgaaaccggagcatcctcaggagatgttgactttacaatgaataattgttaagacggccgattggcgcagtttgcagcgaccctgctttctgagtccaaggccgtgggttcgattcccacaactggaaaatgtttgtgtgatgagcatgaatgtttttcagtgtttgggtgtttatatatatattataagtatttatgtattatattcataaaaatattcaacagctatcttagtacccataacacaagctacgcttactttggggctaggtggcgatgtgtgtattgtcgtagtatataaaaaaaaaaaagtcaacatTTAATCATTGAACGACTAATTGTATTTCGCCAATAATCAGTGTGTAAGAGAGCaagtgtattaaaatataagcaagcatttaaatatttaacccAAGCTCTCCTAACTACTAGGTCCTAGTAAAATGACATACTTTTAGTCCCACCGAGTCCTCTCCCATATTCCCCCTACATCTCCCTTTTTACCCATCGTTAGATCATCCCTGCACAGTACGTGAGGCGCGCTGCCTTCAACAGGACGGGGTGCTTCCCACCGTGACGCTAGTTTTGATGCCGCCCCCGCCCATGGCACCCCGGGCGCACAACCCGTACACCCCACAACGCTCGTTCTCCCAGCAGGACTTCGAGGGTTTGAAGATCGCTTATAAAGCTACGCTAAAggtgtttaaattaatataaaaggtGCTGTAAAGCTGAAAAATTATGCTCTCAAAGAACCTGCGCCCGTGTAACACTTATGAAGTTATGACTTATGACGAACGACGCCGCGGGAGTTTTAATAGCCCTCGATCAATTTGCTTTCATGAAAATTTAACAACTAAGTAATAAATAGCTTCGTCACAACTTAAGATAGAGATTTTGAATGGAGATTTTTGGAATAATTCGAccatgaaaatgtatttatcgTCATCACCCATCCGGTCCAGGGCCTTGTAGAATGTGCCAAAGACTCTTTCTATTgaggattattattatcacaggAAGTGCACGTGGAGCCCGGGGACAGTCTTGAGCAGGTGGGCGCGAAGTGCGTGCGAGCAATCCGCGCGGCAGCGGAGGGCGCGCAAGGCCCCGGGCAGGGCTTCCACGCCCAGGGCGCTCCCGGAGTGTACCGAGTTCTGATCATCGGACCCTCGGGCTCGGGCCGGCGCACGCAGGCTGCTTCCGCCGCCAGGCATTTCGACCTTGTATATTGTATGTTACTGACCTCTGTTAAAACCACTGCACGGCTAGCACTGGCTagtcacattttctttatgGGGAAAGGACACATTGTTTATCTTCACCCACAGTTGTATTCACTCCGAAAATGGACGCACGGGTGAAAATACTATCCGAATAATAGTGtaatttcaatcaatcaataacaGTTCACAGCTGGACTAAAAGACTATCCCAAGgggaggttttgcccataatcttTAATCTAGGCaaacggattggtgatcgcagtagatgacaGTAGAAAAATGCGTCGCCATTGGAAGCGCTAAGAGAGACATTTTTGGTAATTCTAACTCAGCTTAAAAATAGCTTCAATCTATTTGAGGCAgaacaaaattacaaaatctTCCTATTGCTGCGGTAGAGAATGTCACCACAGCTCGGGTCGTACGTGATATACGATGCATATTTTTGACTTATTAACTTTCTGAGGAGTCTGTGATTGTATgttttactagcggaccctcgcgacttcgtccgcgtatgagttaatcgaaaagctagaatagatcGGATGCTACCATCATAATCATCCTGGCTAGCTATTATTTTACATGGTATACTGaggttgtcattattttagttaatacatacatacatacatccatccatacacccaaaatcacaaactttcgcatttacaatattaagtagcatggtacgcatgcattcgatcgttgtcccatatgccttgctacttgctgtagagttatgtcctttatctccgacaatattcatcagatcttcattaaaatttgacaCTAGTTTGATAGTATATGCTTCCaaataaaaagagaattattaaaatcggttcaaatttttCATCCCGTgttccggaggaaacttatggtttatcgggataaaaggtatcctatatgttgacccaaaTAACAGCTATcattatatcaaattttatttaaatccgttcagtagttttcgcgtgatgcccggtcggacagacagacagacagacagacatacagacaaaaataaaaatctgttttcgactcagtatcgattataaagcatctcggcaaaatattcaaaatatatgtattaaatgtacataaatcttccagttacagttttattaaaagtatagattTCTTGGCcattaaagtaatcattaagtatataaaaaaatctgcagCGTTGTAGGatgcaacaatttttttttgcttacaagtaaataaatatactcgcCATCAGtgtcgtgcacttcatacatgcatagaAGCAATGCATACCCAAATTAGTCTATATAACTCGTTTTGGAGGAATttataccctggtcaaaaaacctgtgcacgccactgctcgccatctagccccaaagtaagtgtagcttgtgttatgggtactaatacgacatgtcaaacatttacttgcgtaacttaaattaatttattttctgttttaattttatattatcactgttctttgtatagtattgcaggtattaagttttaaattttgctttgtcatttgattagcttttagtTTATCTTAATTAAGGttggtcatttctagaaggtttcaatctcctgtctttctcttttatttatgttattctcatgaaCGTCATTGATTGTTaacagtttaatgatccaataaaaaaaaacctcagaTAAAAAATAGCCAGTATAGAGATGCGACGATCTCCGCTCTAGATGAAGAAGATCTAGCCGCCagaagatcctgcatcgcgctattAATGCTTTCATATAAACAAACTCCAAAGTTAAATGTTCAGATCTCGGACTCCAGAACACAAATACCAGTTCGGAGGAAGTTCTTCCTATTAGTACAATCGAGCGAATCACCATAGCTCCCATACAGTAATTTTCCACAGTGCATTTTCAAGACCTTTTTAACGAGGCGCAACTTCGTGACGATGAAGTTGGCGAAAAGCTGCGCAAATTCGGCGTCAGCGTGCAACTGAAAGCCGAAATAGTAAAGCGTCGCATTGGAAAAAAGGTGACGACTTTACATGTAGACTTTT from Pararge aegeria chromosome 4, ilParAegt1.1, whole genome shotgun sequence encodes the following:
- the LOC120637631 gene encoding adenylate kinase 8-like, with translation MTETDATKRPLEMPETFLPYLEKYRIYKLFKDMLQDLIINLPKDHLKHMKVFLRRHLHSSKDVDRVILLVSPELKIEVTKLVRDMIKDFGFFVITRRCVMDRYEKHDSYEPNCVSPAMMSEVTKVLTLIDPVPQAGWLMYDHPCTVREARCLQQDGVLPTVTLVLMPPPPMAPRAHNPYTPQRSFSQQDFEGLKIAYKATLKEVHVEPGDSLEQVGAKCVRAIRAAAEGAQGPGQGFHAQGAPGVYRVLIIGPSGSGRRTQAASAARHFDLVYLHFQDLFNEAQLRDDEVGEKLRKFGVSVQLKAEIVKRRIGKKDCIDHGWVLSGYPANGVDFEQLDRMPTPPNRIIFLNVPWAVCKERALANGVDWCTGREAPVGSGPRVLPRRPAFEAQLDAELDSYFSECLAELRAAAGITAVEVDGTKSSDDVQVKIQAAIMASPIFNIESCSQIRNVVRADELMF